From Penicillium digitatum chromosome 5, complete sequence, one genomic window encodes:
- a CDS encoding Galactokinase, producing MSLQQELVPQTESIAEVYATDDASVTSVAPEHQQRWTNLITQFNKTYNHRPDFVARSPGRVNIIGEHIDYSLYDVLPTAVSVDVIMAVKVVPASAESTTITIANVTPEKFPTREFSVPHDKDVEIDPKKHEWVNYFRAGLSGAVKFLRKEKPDGSLVPASMHILVDGNVPPGGGISSSAAFVCASALAVLKANNHDVSKQDLLDLAVVSERAVGVYSGGMDQAASIFSKRGYLLYTQFFPKFNAHHVPIPTSSSEITFLMAQSFVTSNKAETAPRHYNLRVAECTLAAVILAKHHGVTLPKDNSSLGYSLRNFHNELMTKEGRLQDPLEYQIDSVIQATMDLFTQEEGYTREEMAQLLNITVAELEATYLSAFPVQAEQFQLRQRALHCFKEARRVLDFKACLSKATQLDENRIHYLGQLLNESQESCATAYDCSAPEVDEICAIARRAGTWGSRLTGAGWGGCTVHMLPQGKVEAVTAALRDEYYLKKFPDISTEKLEQAMVISKPSNGSFLVTGAAIDQIPL from the exons ATGTCACTCCAACAAGAGCTCGTGCCGCAAACAGAATCCATCGCGGAAGTCTACGCAACAGATGACGCCTCGGTGACTTCAGTTGCACCAGAGCACCAGCAGCGATGGACCAATCTCATCACCCAGTTCAATAAGACATACAACCATCGTCCAGACTTTGTAGCGCGCAGTCCTGGCCGTGTGAACATCATCGGCGAGCACATCGACTACTCACTATACGATGTTTTGCCGACCGCTGTCAGTGTCGATGTAATTATGGCCGTCAAGGTGGTTCCCGCCAGTGCAGAGAGCACCACCATCACGATCGCCAACGTCACGCCAGAGAAGTTCCCCACGCGCGAGTTCAGCGTACCTCACGATAAGGACGTCGAGATTGACCCGAAGAAGCACGAGTGGGTGAATTATTTCCGCGCCGGCCTGTCAGGCGCCGTCAAGTTTCTGCGCAAGGAGAAGCCCGATGGCTCGCTCGTTCCTGCCAGCATGCATATCTTAGTCGACGGCAATGTGCCCCCCGGTGGTGGTATCTCTAGCAGTGCTGCTTTCGTGTGCGCCAGTGCCCTGGCTGTCCTAAAAGCCAACAACCACGACGTCTCCAAGCAGGATCTGTTGGATCTGGCTGTTGTCTCGGAGCGGGCTGTCGGCGTCTATTCCGGCGG CATGGACCAAGCAGCATCCATCTTCTCCAAGCGTGGTTACCTGCTCTACACCCAGTTCTTCCCTAAATTCAACGCCCACCACGTCCCAATCCCCACCTCCTCCTCCGAGATAACCTTCTTAATGGCCCAGAGCTTCGTAACCTCCAATAAGGCCGAAACCGCCCCGCGCCACTACAACTTGCGTGTAGCAGAGTGCACCCTCGCCGCAGTGATCCTCGCCAAACACCACGGCGTGACACTCCCGAAGGATAACAGCTCACTGGGCTACAGCCTGCGAAACTTCCACAACGAGCTAATGACCAAAGAAGGCCGTCTCCAAGATCCGCTAGAGTACCAGATCGACTCTGTGATCCAAGCGACAATGGACCTATTCACACAAGAAGAGGGGTACACGCGCGAGGAGATGGCGCAACTACTGAACATCACCGTAGCCGAGCTAGAGGCGACCTATCTCTCCGCATTCCCCGTGCAAGCGGAGCAATTTCAGCTCCGCCAGCGTGCGTTGCACTGTTTCAAGGAGGCACGCCGCGTGCTCGATTTCAAGGCTTGTCTTAGCAAGGCTACTCAGCTGGACGAGAACCGCATTCATTATCTTGGACAACTGCTTAATGAGTCGCAGGAATCGTGTGCTACGGCATATGACTGCAGTGCACCGGAGGTCGATGAGATCTGTGCTATTGCGCGTCGTGCGGGCACATGGGGTAGTCGCTTGACTGGTGCTGGGTGGGGTGGTTGCACTGTTCATATGTTGCCGCAGGGCAAGGTGGAGGCTGTCACCGCTGCGCTAAGGGATGAATACTATCTTAAGAAGTTCCCGGACATCAGTACGGAGAAGTTGGAGCAGGCGATGGTTATTAGCAAGCCGTCCAATGGGTCGTTCTT GGTTACGGGGGCTGCTATTGACCAGATCCCTCTTTGA
- a CDS encoding Ribonuclease H2, subunit B, protein MQMKECRCQGKVRRAHWAGKARSRRGCILTPSVSTGLPVFTLTSHLHNTPKMKTRSASVSKVQKSEDETKTKPLVAAEKPSKTFILPSSTSDNARLLSLPDPQSGELKRYFFCPNRGIYEFTVVSPPAHLARSILFIPRTRETASPSEEEKKDPEKLSAQGSITKKAEFLMATPIDALFFMVPLLAPSSKSGRSLFQPFDDIIDSHDDMPHHLRQVLCDDEFRDSLLARTEAICEVVEAGDEKMFRFNEMKLVQEFVAKAERIADRGLPASMEEHFVRQALATPLMSVKREDVATSQEPSNESQEASKSEERQDSLSTVDTAMTPSVASPAGELTPVSQPPSEESTASDHIARLLRISTALSFMKESYLPASMASKVDEILASAESPVDFEPLKDRLKQIADLRATALASRDMSNFSRKRDHDDEEEDTRAEKKRRKEEEEKKSKAAQSQAVKNLKKVNTSGMQKLSSFFAKAAPKKKT, encoded by the exons ATGCAGATGAAAGAATGTAGA TGCCAAGGGAAAGTGCGCAGGGCTCATTGGGCCGGGAAGGCGCGTTCGCGTCGCGGTTGCATTTTAACCCCTTCCGTTTCCACCGGTCTTCCAGTCTTCACCCTCACTTCCCACCTACATAACACACCCAAAATGAAGACTCGATCGGCGTCAGTGTCAAAAGTGCAGAAGTCTGAAGACGAGACGAAGACCAAACCCCTCGTTGCCGCCGAGAAACCGAGCAAAACGTTCATCCTCCCATCCTCTACCAGCGACAATGCGCGGCTCCTCTCGCTGCCAGATCCTCAATCGGGAGAGCTGAAACGCTACTTTTTCTGTCCAAATCGTGGCATTTACGAATTTACGGTTGTTTCACCACCAGCGCATCTGGCGCGTAGTATACTGTTCATCCCTCGAACGCGCGAAACTGCGAGCCCGtcggaagaagagaaaaaagaccCCGAGAAGCTCTCCGCACAGGGCTCAATTACAAAGAAGGCAGAGTTCCTGATGGCAACTCCGATCGATGCGCTGTTTTTCATGGTTCCATTGTTAGCACCTTCTTCAAAATCGGGCCGTTCTCTATTCCAGCCATTTGACGATATAATCGACTCTCACGACGACATGCCCCACCATCTGCGCCAAGTTCTTTGTGATGATGAATTTCGGGACTCCCTCCTAGCACGGACAGAAGCTATATGTGAAGTGGTTGAGGCTGGTGATGAGAAGATGTTCCGATTCAATGAGATGAAACTTGTTCAGGAGTTCGTCGCAAAGGCAGAACGCATAGCGGATCGGGGTCTTCCTGCGAGTATGGAAGAACACTTTGTGCGTCAGGCGCTAGCCACGCCTTTGATGTCGGTCAAGCGAGAAGATGTTGCGACTAGCCAAGAACCGTCCAATGAGAGCCAGGAAGCCTCGAAATCTGAGGAGAGACAGGATTCACTCTCGACTGTAGATACAGCTATGACCCCATCTGTTGCGTCTCCCGCAGGGGAATTGACACCCGTGTCACAGCCACCCAGCGAAGAGTCGACAGCTTCGGATCATATTGCTCGACTCCTCCGAATTTCAACTGCACTGTCCTTCATGAAGGAGTCATATTTACCCGCTAGTATGGCCTCTAAGGTAGATGAGATCCTTGCTTCTGCAGAGAGCCCTGTCGATTTCGAGCCACTGAAAGACCGTCTCAAGCAAATTGCGGACCTTCGTGCTACAGCTCTTGCATCACGCGACATGTCCAACTTCAGCCGGAAACGAGACCatgatgacgaggaagaggataCACGGGCCGAGAAGAAACGTCgcaaggaagaggaggaaaaaaagTCCAAGGCTGCGCAATCCCAAGCTGTCAAGAATCTCAAGAAGGTCAACACAAGCGGCATGCAGAAGTTGAGCTCATTCTTCGCCAAGGCCGCACCCAAAAAGAAGACTTGA
- a CDS encoding Acetolactate synthase: MMPLRPSKSALRALHLQKQLAGRRPFSTSFVASAASPHRSSVQKRTQSTATASNPESRPVPSPAFNQEPHRNEISPLQHRQLPELDDSMVGMSGGEIFHEMMLRQGVKHVFGYPGGAILPVFDAIYNSKHFEFLLPKHEQGAGHMAEGYARASGKPGVVLVTSGPGATNVITPMQDAMSDGTPMVVFCGQVPTSAIGTDSFQEADVIGISRACTKWNVMVKSVGELPRRIQEAFEIATSGRPGPVLVDLPKDITAGILRNPIPMHSTIPSLPSAATVAAREISRKHLEGTIKRVANLVNVAKKPVLYVGQGLLARPDGPEILKEFADKACIPVTTTLQGLGGFDELDPKALHMLGMHGSAYANMAMQEADLIIAVGARFDDRVTLSIPKFAPQAKLAATEGRGGIVHFEIMPKNINKVVQANEAVEGDCADNLRLLLPHVKAVSERPEWFEQINDWKQRFPLSLYDRQTKDGPIKPQAVIEKLSELTADRKEKTIITTGVGQHQMWTAQHFRWRHPRTMITSGGLGTMGFGLPAALGAKVARPDCLVIDIDGDASFNMTLTELSTAAQFNIGVKVLLINNEEQGMVTQWQNLFYEDRYSHTHQQNPDFVPLAKAMRVAADKCFKPSELEEKLKWLIEHDGPALLEVITDRKVPVLPMVPSGRGLHEFLVYDEAKDLERKELMRERNVDFHVRKE; the protein is encoded by the exons ATGATGCCTTTAAGACCCTCAAAAAGCGCTCTGCGCGCACTCCACCTCCAGAAGCAGCTTGCTGGACGTCGGCCTTTTTCGACCTCGTTCGTGGCTTCGGCCGCTTCGCCCCACCGCTCTTCTGTCCAGAAGCGTACCCAGAGCACAGCTACGGCTTCAAATCC CGAGTCCAGACCCGTGCCCAGTCCAGCATTCAACCAGGAGCCCCATCGCAATGAGATCTCTCCCTTACAACACCGCCAGCTCCCCGAGCTCGATGACTC AATGGTTGGAATGAGTGGTGGAGAGATCTTCCACGAAATGATGCTTCGCCAGGGTGTGAAGCACGTCT TCGGTTACCCCGGTGGTGCCATTCTCCCTGTTTTCGATGCTATCTACAACTCCAAGCACTTCGAGTTCCTCCTTCCCAAGCATGAACAGGGTGCTGGTCACATGGCTGAGGGTTATGCTCGTGCCTCTGGCAAGCCAGGTGTCGTTCTCGTTACTTCTGGCCCCGGTGCTACCAATGTTATCACTCCTATGCAAGATGCTATGTCCGATGGTACCCCCATGGTTGTTTTCTGTGGCCAGGTCCCTACCAGCGCTATTGGAACCGACTCCTTCCAGGAAGCTGATGTGATCGGTATCTCCCGTGCTTGCACCAAGTGGAACGTTATGGTCAAGTCTGTTGGTGAGCTGCCTCGCCGTATCCAGGAAGCTTTCGAGATCGCCACAAGTGGTCGTCCCGGCCCCGTCCTGGTTGACCTGCCCAAAGACATCACTGCAGGCATTCTCCGCAACCCCATCCCCATGCATAGCACTATTCCTTCGCTCCCTAGCGCAGCTACCGTGGCAGCCCGCGAAATAAGCCGGAAGCATCTTGAGGGCACCATCAAACGTGTTGCTAACCTTGTCAACGTTGCTAAGAAGCCCGTCCTCTACGTCGGCCAGGGTCTTCTTGCTCGCCCCGATGGCCCCGAGATCCTCAAGGAGTTTGCTGATAAGGCATGCATCCCAGTTACCACCACCCTGCAAGGTCTCGGTGGATTTGACGAGTTGGACCCTAAGGCTCTCCACATGCTGGGTATGCACGGATCCGCTTACGCCAACATGGCTATGCAGGAGGCCGATCTGATTATTGCTGTTGGTGCCCGTTTCGATGACCGTGTGACTCTCAGCATTCCCAAGTTCGCGCCTCAAGCCAAGCTTGCCGCTACCGAAGGCCGCGGTGGCATCGTGCATTTCGAGATCATGCCCAAGAACATTAACAAAGTTGTGCAGGCCAACGAGGCCGTGGAGGGTGACTGCGCCGATAACCTACGTCTTCTTTTGCCACATGTCAAGGCTGTCTCTGAGCGTCCCGAGTGGTTCGAGCAAATCAACGACTGGAAGCAGCGCTTCCCCCTATCACTCTACGACCGCCAGACCAAGGATGGTCCTATCAAGCCCCAGGCTGTTATTGAGAAGTTAAGCGAACTCACCGCCGACCGGAAGGAAAAgaccatcatcaccactGGTGTCGGGCAGCACCAGATGTGGACTGCTCAGCACTTCCGCTGGCGTCACCCTCGTACCATGATCACCTCCGGTGGTCTCGGTACGATGGGCTTCGGTCTCCCCGCCGCTCTTGGAGCCAAAGTGGCCCGTCCGGATTGCCTCGTCATCGACATCGATGGTGATGCTTCTTTCAACATGACTCTCACTGAGCTTTCCACCGCTGCTCAGTTCAACATTGGTGTCAAGGTCCTCCTGATCAACAATGAGGAGCAGGGTATGGTCACTCAATG GCAAAACCTATTCTACGAGGATCGGTACTCCCACACTCACCAGCAGAACCCCGACTTCGTTCCCCTCGCCAAGGCTATGCGCGTCGCCGCCGATAAATGCTTCAAGCCCTCCGAACTTGAGGAGAAGCTGAAGTGGCTGATTGAACACGATGGTCCTGCCCTCTTGGAGGTTATCACTGACCGCAAGGTGCCCGTTCTTCCCATGGTGCCTTCCGGCCGTGGTCTGCACGAGTTCTTGGTCTACGATGAAG CCAAGGATTTGGAGCGCAAGGAGCTGATGCGCGAGCGTAATGTGGACTTCCATGTCCGGAAAGAGTAG
- a CDS encoding DNA replication protein, putative gives MTSPLKRSNTIPNLRSKENQIVDEDDGEDEDEETLQLQLAEIKARLKLKKLQQKNRGTPSSNLDDEGVRPNSEISALRTEDRGATPRIPKGGRQRTSSDGIQVPASPTRREVPAESVSPRRYVMGIDKGWKANDVSLKRPPISRPGPRPSSQMGFRDGVTGRSNDIFSSRPQTSPSSTGGINRIKSFSERMAEGRAAEKSRLERAERVQANRSSAFEVDKAELEAFKAAASDMNHSPLPSLSRERPMESFSREDILRSMGSGLQRSDATPNFGRTEGSGNNERQSHLHRRTQTAEDEPVSSQKLGQTDDALVKAPDSSKFESYSSLHLSSRVLPHSFLSRTLAEKRVLRIPDLLKTVKAPAFELPEDIDGDFVVFGIVASKSDPRDKKASGSASALEKDPYDDGLNNTNRYMAITLTDLKWTIDLFLFDTAFPRYYKISEGTLVAILNPTIMPPPKHKLDTNRFSLSLSSSDDKVLEIGKARDIGFCKAVRKDGKTCQSWIDGRKTEFCDFHVDIQIRRTQGQRSGVNADTGVLGPGGKSGSRTGLFGEGMKRGNAFKQGMKHDGPQYDMGSQSLYYVAPSRNRGSGRSPYNPRGGPAANLIDAHDDPFIASGMMGRGMDSKEERMRRRLATQQRERDITQKLVSGRVGGVGAEYLRTRTSNESPNKERALGTPLPKSPTKTNGMDLTTFGKAKNVRLSPMKRANDKPHGSGVKKTRFITSRGIREAGRESLGAPAETTPSGKHILFYDDDDDDDDDLEFI, from the coding sequence ATGACATCGCCATTGAAGCGCTCAAACACCATACCCAATCTCCGATCAAAAGAGAATCAAATAGtggacgaggatgatggggaagacgaggacgaagaaACACTACAGCTTCAGCTAGCGGAGATCAAAGCACGCTTAAAGTTGAAGAAGCTTCAGCAAAAGAATCGCGGAACGCCTAGTTCGAATCTCGACGACGAAGGTGTGCGACCAAATTCCGAAATCAGCGCTCTGCGAACCGAAGACCGTGGTGCGACACCAAGAATCCCTAAGGGAGGGAGGCAAAGAACGAGCAGCGATGGAATCCAGGTTCCAGCATCACCTACTAGACGAGAAGTCCCCGCTGAGTCAGTATCACCTCGCAGGTATGTCATGGGCATTGACAAGGGCTGGAAGGCCAATGATGTATCCTTGAAACGACCTCCAATCTCAAGACCCGGCCCTCGACCAAGTAGTCAGATGGGATTTCGAGACGGCGTTACCGGCCGTTCGAATGACATATTCAGCTCGCGGCCCCAGACTTCTCCTTCGTCAACGGGTGGGATCAACCGAATAAAAAGCTTCAGTGAGAGAATGGCTGAAGGCAGAGCGGCTGAGAAATCTCGGCTGGAGAGAGCAGAAAGGGTTCAGGCTAACCGCAGTTCGGCTTTTGAAGTCGACAAGGCGGAGTTGGAGGCCTTCAAAGCCGCAGCTTCGGATATGAATCATTCCCCTCTACCATCGTTATCACGAGAGCGACCTATGGAAAGCTTCAGCCGTGAAGACATTCTTCGGTCTATGGGATCTGGTTTACAACGCAGTGATGCAACTCCGAACTTTGGACGAACTGAGGGCAGTGGGAACAACGAGAGACAATCTCATCTACATAGGCGAACTCAAACGGCAGAAGATGAACCAGTTTCGTCCCAAAAACTTGGCCAAACAGATGATGCTTTGGTAAAGGCCCCGGATTCTTCAAAATTCGAGTCGTACTCATCGCTACATCTGTCAAGCCGAGTTCTCCCGCATTCTTTCTTGAGCCGCACACTCGCAGAAAAAAGAGTTCTGCGCATTCCTGATCTACTCAAGACCGTCAAGGCACCTGCATTCGAGCTTCCAGAGGACATTGATGGGGACTTTGTGGTATTTGGCATCGTTGCGTCTAAGTCAGACCCTCGGGATAAGAAAGCTTCGGGGAGCGCGTCGGCTTTAGAAAAGGACCCTTATGATGATGGGCTTAACAACACGAACAGATATATGGCCATTACCCTGACCGATCTGAAATGGACTATTGACCTCTTCCTTTTTGACACCGCTTTCCCCCGTTATTACAAAATCTCGGAAGGGACTCTTGTCGCAATTCTGAATCCCACAATCATGCCTCCACCAAAGCACAAACTGGACACGAACAGATTTAGCTTGTCCTTGTCTTCATCAGATGATAAGGTTCTCGAAATTGGTAAGGCACGAGATATCGGATTTTGTAAGGCTGTGAGAAAAGACGGAAAGACCTGTCAATCCTGGATAGATGGTCGAAAGACCGAGTTCTGTGACTTCCATGTTGATATCCAGATCCGACGCACTCAGGGCCAACGCTCGGGAGTTAATGCTGACACCGGTGTGCTTGGTCCTGGTGGTAAATCCGGCTCGCGCACCGGATTGTTTGGGGAAGGGATGAAGCGGGGAAATGCCTTCAAGCAAGGCATGAAACACGATGGTCCTCAGTATGATATGGGATCTCAATCACTTTATTACGTGGCACCTTCCAGAAACCGCGGTTCTGGTCGTTCACCTTACAACCCCAGGGGAGGCCCAGCGGCAAATCTGATTGATGCGCATGACGATCCTTTCATCGCCTCGGGTATGATGGGCCGCGGCATGGACAGCAAGGAGGAACGAATGCGCAGGCGACTCGCGACCCAACAGCGAGAGCGTGACATCACTCAAAAGCTCGTTTCCGGCCGTGTCGGTGGCGTGGGTGCCGAATATCTTCGCACCAGGACCAGTAATGAGAGCCCAAACAAAGAGAGAGCACTAGGCACCCCCTTACCCAAGAGCCCCACTAAAACCAACGGCATGGACCTGACCACCTTCGGCAAAGCCAAGAACGTCCGTTTGAGCCCAATGAAGCGTGCCAATGACAAGCCCCACGGCAGCGGGGTCAAGAAGACGCGGTTCATCACTTCAAGAGGTATCCGGGAGGCTGGCCGGGAGAGCCTAGGTGCGCCAGCTGAGACCACGCCCAGTGGGAAACATATTCTCTtttatgatgatgatgatgatgacgacgacgacCTGGAGTTCATTTGA
- a CDS encoding Zinc finger, CCCH-type: MDAQMDMASYYEVDASGKPMSISVSLTPFSIQDIKKCATCRGPLRDVARFGRLVRRAILDESTKKLIILLNYEYVPLAQELPQLVRKLHESKGQRKYPWPAVIEISGARNHQIQTMGEIVQKTNPDRWNSILDLRKRVDLYRHRVKPEEQPFERVRRMVENARQRQRIRTNPDHVENVLQTKGFLQGTALLIRLDIALLVDLLSLVSQERPSEVTSRFELDLQKIKDDCQTLVHQAVTHRRLLQQTEGHIFLAQLHALERAHCLTPEKRENILKNGQAAIQKAKGLCDAHPGQTRGLADEVHSVEKMLRGGTVYTIITNEERMEVLSAMAQEFRGTGHWYYCRNGHPFTIGDCGLARQTSRCPECDAPVGGEHSRLAEGVRLAVDWDMDRERLNL; this comes from the coding sequence ATGGATGCGCAAATGGACATGGCTAGCTACTACGAGGTTGACGCCAGTGGCAAGCCCATGTCTATCTCGGTATCATTGACCCCGTTCTCTATTCAAGACATTAAAAAATGCGCCACCTGTCGTGGCCCTTTGAGAGATGTTGCCCGATTTGGCCGGCTGGTTCGCCGAGCTATCCTTGATGAGTCGACGAAAAAATTGATAATTTTACTTAACTATGAATATGTCCCTCTTGCACAGGAACTTCCCCAGCTTGTTCGTAAACTGCATGAATCCAAAGGCCAAAGAAAGTATCCATGGCCAGCTGTGATTGAGATATCAGGCGCACGAAATCATCAAATCCAGACTATGGGAGAAATTGTCCAGAAGACAAATCCAGATCGTTGGAATTCAATCCTTGACCTGCGGAAGCGCGTCGATCTCTATCGGCACCGTGTGAAACCCGAGGAGCAACCATTTGAAAGAGTTCGAAGGATGGTTGAAAATGCTCGTCAACGCCAAAGAATAAGAACTAACCCTGATCATGTCGAGAACGTGCTACAGACCAAAGGTTTTCTACAGGGCACCGCCCTCTTGATCCGCCTGGACATTGCTTTGCTCGTTGATCTTTTGAGTCTTGTTTCCCAGGAAAGACCAAGCGAGGTAACTTCTCGATTCGAGCTTGATCTACAGAAGATCAAAGATGATTGCCAGACCCTTGTTCACCAAGCGGTCACTCACCGGCGACTTCTGCAGCAGACGGAAGGTCATATTTTCCTAGCACAGCTCCATGCCCTCGAACGAGCACACTGCTTGACAccagagaagagagaaaatatCTTGAAGAACGGCCAGGCTGCTATTCAGAAAGCTAAAGGTCTTTGCGATGCGCACCCAGGCCAGACACGGGGACTGGCAGACGAAGTTCACAGTGTCGAGAAGATGTTGCGCGGAGGCACAGTCTACACAATTATCACCAACGAGGAACGCATGGAAGTTCTTTCGGCGATGGCTCAAGAGTTCCGAGGAACTGGGCATTGGTATTACTGTCGCAACGGGCATCCGTTTACCATTGGGGACTGCGGACTAGCCAGGCAGACGAGTCGCTGTCCCGAGTGCGATGCCCCGGTGGGGGGAGAGCATTCTCGACTGGCAGAGGGGGTTAGGCTGGCGGTGGACTGGGATATGGATAGGGAGAGGTTGAATCTTTAG
- a CDS encoding Zinc finger, CCCH-type, with the protein MSNGRSHSPKIPTSQIQHLESLPRRDRGLPNAEKAFRAWQGSIPSRTTLIRPSSGKKTTIFQKARQLIETDASIRQEVIRTLASEDGLRLILELVQENFEDMDAATRDLIVKTQVLPFLETVSNPEVVSSLVLEQAVGTIYNVLFGIDGSRAARWLNFICGVLEVDTTNEGSAMLLEASLHTFSRMADLNSTASIQDRLHAVAQRFEAVFASLNNKNGMSSRLYQSRLHLDRLLQRMETGKSLPTGTPEKKIKMESNVAFVFNRAAPGGRHNNDFDDICQIKIMPSFEEICSVREEYLPVNNPLQWHIDGIDGLLDRNFRLLREDTVGQLRDAIHHELKPRAQQSQLRRFVYPKSMVVNLEFNWLSGLYFEVDFPQPAAVTNYTSIAREIWWQNSKRLQAGALVCLIIQKDVVLFCTVTHRGMSPRRKRYDAFPQNRAEPKTLWKSSTRGSVTLTLVDSRHTNIQVVLDLFTSRKPAMSLVEFPGVILSAFEPTLQAIQSMKVAQNLPFSELFTPWVFEDFNVSDMAPPLYASQPGFAFNLCCLMKDDTNFYVRVNQPSDVKYVQDHSTLDGAQAQALISCLKRKLGLIQGPPGTGKSYTGVAIVKVLLANKEAAGGKLGPILCVTYTNHALDQLLEALLDHNVTSQIVRIGSQSRSERLERFNLQTVSKETARTKMEKKERWSTAERLSLCEDEFRALDLKKEIPIARLKSYIQRTDLQHHDQLFSLVQEAGFLGVKIESPQTAINSWLDSAAKENARARPVMSVVLLLSNLRK; encoded by the coding sequence ATGAGCAATGGCCGAAGCCATAGTCCAAAAATCCCAACCAGCCAGATCCAACACCTTGAGTCTCTGCCCCGACGAGATCGTGGCTTGCCAAATGCAGAAAAAGCATTTCGAGCATGGCAAGGTAGCATCCCTTCACGTACGACGCTCATTCGTCCCTCCTCTGGGAAGAAAACGACCATCTTCCAAAAAGCGAGGCAGTTGATTGAAACTGATGCCAGTATACGACAAGAAGTAATCCGGACATTGGCGAGCGAGGATGGCTTGCGCCTCATCTTGGAACTTGTACAGGAGAACTTCGAAGACATGGATGCCGCAACGAGAGACCTAATTGTCAAGACTCAGGTGCTACCATTTCTAGAGACAGTCTCAAATCCCGAGGTTGTCTCCTCTCTAGTTCTGGAGCAGGCGGTGGGCACAATTTATAACGTCTTATTTGGAATAGACGGATCCAGAGCAGCGCGATGGCTCAATTTCATCTGTGGCGTTCTCGAAGTTGACACAACCAACGAAGGCAGTGCCATGTTACTGGAGGCATCTTTACACACGTTCTCTCGCATGGCAGACCTAAATTCTACTGCTTCTATCCAGGACCGCCTACATGCCGTGGCACAGAGATTTGAGGCTGTGTTCGCCTCATTGAATAACAAGAATGGCATGAGCAGTAGACTTTATCAATCTCGACTGCACCTTGATCGTCTTCTTCAGCGCATGGAGACTGGAAAGTCGCTCCCAACCGGTACGCcagagaagaaaatcaagatgGAAAGCAATGTGGCTTTTGTCTTCAATCGAGCTGCTCCCGGGGGCAGACATAACAATGACTTTGACGACATCTGCCAGATAAAGATCATGCCTAGCTTCGAGGAAATCTGCAGCGTTCGAGAGGAGTATTTGCCCGTAAATAACCCCCTTCAGTGGCATATTGATGGTATCGACGGATTGCTCGATCGAAACTTTCGGTTGCTGCGAGAAGACACCGTCGGTCAACTTCGAGATGCAATCCACCACGAATTGAAACCGCGTGCTCAGCAATCACAACTGCGCAGGTTCGTGTATCCCAAGTCCATGGTGGTCAATCTCGAGTTCAATTGGCTCTCGGGTCTTTACTTCGAGGTCGACTTCCCTCAGCCTGCTGCAGTAACGAATTACACATCCATCGCCCGAGAGATCTGGTGGCAGAACTCAAAACGTCTACAGGCTGGCGCACTTGTGTGCCTGATCATTCAAAAGGATGTGGTATTGTTTTGCACCGTGACACATCGTGGCATGTCTCCCAGGCGCAAAAGGTATGATGCCTTCCCACAGAACAGGGCAGAGCCAAAAACGCTATGGAAGAGCTCCACGAGAGGCTCGGTTACATTGACGCTGGTTGATTCTCGGCACACCAACATTCAAGTCGTTCTTGACCTTTTTACTTCCAGAAAACCCGCGATGTCTCTGGTGGAGTTTCCAGGAGTCATTCTTTCGGCTTTTGAACCGACTCTCCAAGCCATTCAATCTATGAAAGTTGCCCAAAACCTACCTTTCTCAGAGCTGTTTACTCCGTGGGTCTTTGAAGATTTCAACGTATCTGATATGGCTCCTCCGTTGTATGCTTCGCAGCCTGGCTTCGCATTCAATCTCTGCTGCCTCATGAAGGATGACACTAATTTCTACGTCCGCGTCAATCAACCATCTGACGTGAAATACGTACAGGATCATTCAACTCTGGATGGTGCACAGGCTCAAGCATTAATTAGTTGTTTGAAGCGCAAGCTCGGTTTGATCCAAGGGCCACCTGGTACTGGTAAGAGTTATACTGGTGTGGCTATTGTCAAAGTCTTACTGGCAAACAAAGAGGCTGCTGGAGGAAAATTGGGACCCATACTATGTGTGACATATACCAATCATGCTCTTGACCAGCTTCTTGAGGCTTTACTGGACCACAATGTGACGTCGCAAATTGTTCGCATTGGATCCCAGTCCAGGTCGGAGAGGTTGGAAAGATTCAACCTTCAGACTGTTTCGAAAGAGACAGCACGAACAAAgatggaaaagaaagaaagatggaGCACAGCCGAGAGACTCTCATTGTGCGAGGATGAGTTTCGCGCTCTTGACCTGAAGAAGGAAATCCCCATTGCTCGTCTCAAGTCCTACATCCAGCGAACAGATCTCCAACACCATGATCAGCTGTTTTCACTGGTTCAAGAAGCTGGTTTCTTGGGAGTAAAAATCGAGAGCCCTCAGACCGCGATCAACTCCTGGCTTGATTCAGCAGCCAAAGAAAATGCTCGTGCGCGACCTGTAATGTCCGTTGTCCTCCTTCTGTCAAATCTGCGGAAGTGA